A window of Dermacentor andersoni chromosome 4, qqDerAnde1_hic_scaffold, whole genome shotgun sequence genomic DNA:
AACTCCGACAAAACACGGTCGTGCTCCCAGGTAGGAGGCGAAAGCGCATGCGAGTGCTCTGCGTTGGAGCGCGGCGTTCTGAAAAAATTAGCTGAATGTGTTTTAAACGTTCGGTTTGAACAGACCGAATGTAAAGCTCGCCTATACGGAGCGTTCAAAATCAACCAGGCGAATATAACTCGTGACGAAAGCAAAGTTGAATAGGCCGTTAAAAAATACGGTCATTGGTGGCCCCCTCGAACTGGCTCCACTAAAGAGATGCCTGGTTCAGTTTCTTGTTGCACGACCTTGTGAGACTCCGGCTCCCTGTGAAGCCATTGCAGGCATTCGAAGAGATTGGTTTTTGGCACGGCAAGCGGGGTTTCCGCAGCGACCCAGGAAGGTTGGTGATCGAGTCGCACTCAATATGGTGCCGTGTGCCTGAACGGAGGAGTGTTGCGATACCATACACTTTGGTATCGGAGCACCACGTCCATTGAACAACTTTATTTTCACACAAAGAACTCGCACTAAAAACTAAAACGCTAAACTAAAAGAACTTACACGCGCGACAAGAAATAATAAAGGGCGCGCGAGGGAGGCAGTGACAGATCAACATCGAAGTCTGTCAAGGtttaaggggaaaaaaaaaggcgctCGGTAGCGCTTATGTGAAGACTCACCACGCCTTGAACAACAATATTCTACTCACGAAGTCAGACAAATACAAGTAAAATTGGCGGATGCATAAAGTCGCAATCGTTAAAAAATGCTGAAAATAGCTTTATCACAACATGTGGTCACAAGATGTAGCAACAACGAATGTATGCATTATATTAACTACCGGCGATAAGTCAGACATGAAACAGCACGAACGTACAGCTATTGAAACATACAATAAAAAGAGTCATGGTAAGAAAGCGCAAGTCATCTTCAATGAGAGAATCACAGATTGCAGATATCACAGCTTGGCGGAACAGATGTGCTGTGCTGCCTCGCAATGGGAAGCTTCCTTAATGAATTCTGGCGATGAATTCCTCACGTTCACGTGCCCAGCTGTATTCAGCCCGATGCATTGCTTGGTCACTGGAGTTCGTGCCTCGTGCAGTGGTCGAAGTTAGTTGCTGGTATATGCTGTTGAAGGAGACTGCGAGAAGTTCGCACAGTTCACTCATTGGCGAGAGTGCTTTGTAATTACACAAACAAGGGCGCAGAGCCACCAAATGAGGTGGGCAAGAAGCATTAACTGTTCGGGCAGCAAGTACACAGCTCTATTTGCTCAGTGTCTGGTTTCCTCCGAAACAACGCGATTGTAAATGCCATGTTGAACCTGCCTGAACAGAATAGTCACTGAAAACACTCAAACAGTTCGGAGAATGCTGAGATCAGGGAGGGAAAATGATGGAAAGGAGTCTAATCACGAGTGTTCACTTGCTGACGCAATCACCGAGGTTAAGTTGACTAGAAGAATCATTGAAAGGCGTCTTGGCCAGGGGCGTGGAACACTCGCCGCCCGTAGTAAACGACCACGTTGAGCGGTCAGTCATGAAACAGCAGTGAAGCAGGAACTGCACGCTCGTCGGCAAGCTTCAGTCGCGTGTGGTGACACCGGGGCCTCAAAACAAAGCGTAACACTTTACGCGCGATTGCTGGAAGCGCTCGCGCCTAATTTCGCGGCGCTGCCCGGGCCTTCACTCGGCCTCGTACGCCGATTTCCAGACGTCGGCGAGGCACACGGATGAGTGGAACCGGTAGAAGAGCATGAGGGGCACCGTGGTGTGCTCGATGAAGACCCAGGATCGTAGACCGAAATAACGCGTGCCCGTGAAGAGCTTGCCGACGGCCTTGCTCTCGAAAGTGTACACGATCCACATGGTGATGTTGACCACGATCAAAAAGGACACGATCTCCCGGCCGGGCTTCTTGTAGCGCAAGGAGGGGCTGTTGCTGCACCGCCGCAATGCGTCGATGATGAGTGGCGTCTGCGTTACCACTTGCACAACTGAGAAGAGCTGCACAGACGAGAGAAAGGAAGCGTTACATGCTGGCATGCTTCGCGTTACTGTTTATGGTCGCAGATCAAATGGAATTTTCGGAAACAGTTGCACCCTATATACGTCCACTTTATCCCATAGCTAATTGTACAATGGCGCGCACGTCgcaaaaagaaacgtttgttaCTTTTCGGTTCTTGCAATCGGCGCGTTATCTTACGAAGTCAGCGTAGATTATGAATCTCGTGACTTTCACACTTGTTGCAAACAGTGCGCACAGATAGATGAGGTCATGCTCTGTGGCGCCACTGAGCCAATAAACATCTTGGAAAACCATACGGGAGTTCTATAATTATCTGACTCTCTGGGACAGCTGTCGGCGAAAGGTGAAAACACCCGtttccttagatttaggtgcacgttaaaggacccctggtggcccaaattattccggagtccctaaCCACGGCATGCTTTATAATCAGATCGTAATcatgacacgtaaaaccccataatatatagatatttttttttggggggggggagagctACAGAGCTAGTTGGTGTGTTGAACATTTACGTTTTTAGCGCCGCAAATGAGAGAAGGACACAGTAACAAGGCAGGACAAGTTTTGTCTCCGCCATGTTCTTTACTTTTGGCGCAAAAGTACGAAAGTTGACGTCATGTTTGACCTCATGAAGTTGACCTCACTGTTGTTACCTAAGCTATAACAGTAAGCTAGACAGACAGCTTTTACGACCGGCAGTCACGACATTGAAGACGACCTCCTCGTGCAGCAGCTCGCTTTAAGATAGCGAGCTCGCGGTAAACCTATGGACATCTTTCGAGCAGCCACTCACTTGCAGCGTCATGCGCACGTAGCTGCCGCCCACCTCCAGCTCGGCGATGACAACCAGAGTCGCGTGGGCGAAGAAGAACGGGGTGGGGATGCACAAGAGGAAGTCATCGAGCATCGTGATGGGGTGGCTGTTCACATCCAGGGTGGCCACGCGGCCGTAGGCCAGCAGGCAGGCAAAGAACGCCAGCGCTACGAGCACACCCTCCTGGCCGAGGTAGACGGCCACGCCAGTATTGCTGTACCTACACACATAATACTAGCTTTGGCACGCTCGTTGAAAGAAGTTGGGATCGGAACACTTACGCGCAGCAACTTTTGGCCACCAGCACCTTTTAGAGACAAGTTGAGCATGTCGCTACTGATGTTTACAATGACAAAAGGTACAAGCAGTCGCAGAATGATACCCGCTTGAAAAGCATCTCTGCAACTTATGCTCTGCGTATATGCTGCTCTTCAATTTATTTGAACGAGATTGTTGGCGATTGAATGTGTATATATGTAACGTGAAACAGGATGGATGTGAAAACTTAGTTTAGTCATCACAACGATTAGGAACAGGAATGCTTATCAGCCGATCATCACAAAATTAAAGTCTGCTTGTTAGCGGCAAGCAACTACACGACACACGGCAAACACAAATGCTTTGGGATAGCCGGCTCTACAGAGGCCTACCATGCCACGTTTCCACAAAAAGGGGGATGCAGAAGTGTAGGAACATGCTGAGTGCAATACGGCAAAAAATGATTCCAGAAGCGGCCATTTAAGCCCAAAACACGACTGCGGTACATGCGGAGAAGTCAAACAATGCCATTGAACTCCTTTGGTTCGGGCTTGGCTTCAGTCGTGCTACATCCTGCCACATCTGCTTTCGCAGCACGGAATAGCGCCGCACCTGTTTTCGAGCAGCGCAACGTAGAAGATGATCATGACCACGACAGAGCCGAGTAGCACGACGAAGCCAGCGAACAGGCCGCGGTTGGCCGAGTGGCAGTCGGCATTGATGATCAGGTTGTTCTCGGAGGCTTCCTGGGTCACCGCACTGCAAGCCTCGGCTGCGGGGTCGTGGCGGCAGTACTTGTGCGCAGACGTGCCCACGTTCTGGAGCACGATGAACCAGACTCCGGCGAGCACCAAGTTGAACTCGATGGCGAACGGGTACAGGTACGGCATGGGCCGGATGTACGCCGGCGAGAACAGGTCGGCCACGGCGCAGCTCCAGTTGCTCTCGAACTCGGGCCGCTCGGATAGGTACAACTGGGGTTCTGCAAGTGTACACGACAAGAACGTGGATGAAGAAATTTATTTTCTCTCTATGTAATGTACGCAGCATGAATAAACTACCGTCCTTGACAGCTTATTCGTTCGTTGTACGTTTCGTATTTACAAATGCCAACTAATCCAGTGCGTTTCCATTTGTTTGTGAAAAGAAGTTTCCAATCAACGTACTTCCGGTCTATGGGTTGAAAAGTAAGGCGCTAAAGAATAAAACTGAAGAGAGTGCAATGAGCAATAGAAATGATGGGTGCAAGGTTAGGCGTTGAGACGAATTAGAAAAGAAAGTTTACATACTGGCAAGGAATTAAATGTTTCTGAACATGGCATACTGCCCGTAGTCGTCGGACACTGCAGTATAGCGTGCTACGAATGACATTAATAGAATGCACAAATACAAAATACGAAGCAACGAAAAACGCAGTTTGGGCAGTGGAAACTCGGGTAAAATGAATGGTTTAGGAGGCTAGCAATTATAACATGACGTGCACGTCTGAACACGTGACGAAAGATTCATGCAAGGCCCCACCGGCCATGACTCTTTCGCAGCAGGAATATAAGGAAACGCACCTGCGAAGCTGGTGTTACTTTGAAGGGCGACGACAGGGTTGTAAGCTTTGCCCTTGAGAGCCTTGACGACGTCTCCGTAGGCGTCGTTGACGACGGTTCGGAACCAAAAAGTCAGCGTGGTTGCAAAGCAGTGCATGATGCCAAATTTGGCCAGTGTGACCCATCGGTTGATTACAATCTGAAatggcaaaaaataaagaaataaaaacgggGTTTGTGACGAAGATCGAGGTGGTCATGTCACATTAGCATAACGCTGGCGACATGGACAACACACATGTGAAATGTTTTCAGAAAGCAGCAGAGAACAGAAGCCGAGTTTCAATGTAGTTAATGGTAAACTCAAGAGAGGCAATTGAGCAGCTACCCCCGTTATGATATCGGAAGGTTAGAAAGGCAGATAAGGTGTTGGATAATAAAAAGCGAGAAATATCATCTTGGCGCTGCGTTGCGGAAACAAAAAAGGGGGACATGGCAACATGCACGCATGTTTGAGAATTATGAGAAGTTGTTTGAGCCCGTCTCCGCACATTGTCTGCTGAGGTTTAACGTGCTAGTGCGTCATTAGCCGTGCTATTGTTGCAACGACGTCGGCTACATCTGTTGCTAACGTTTATGTACAACTTCCTCCAAATAAATAATAACAGCGACAATCAAGACGAGGAATACTCCCCAAACATTCAACATAATACGCGCAAACCTAAAAATTACTTTTGTTAAATTTCATTTaaatttcttgactatgtaaaAAAAGACATTTCTCATGCAAAAAGCGGTAGTCCCTATTTAACCCTATTTTTGCGGGTTTAGACGCATTACGGCAAGAGGGTATACTGACGTTCGAGTACTTGAAGAGGAAGTACAGCTGGTAGAAGGAGAAGAGCGGCCTCAGCGAGTGAACCAGAAGCAGGGCGATGTCGGTGCACACTTCGCCGGCGTGCATCCATGCAATGATCTCTTGGCCAAGAAGAAGACCCTCGTGAATGAGGTGGCCGCAACAGAACACTgcaacaagaaacaaaaaaaagattcTGGGTTTTCACGGGCGAAAACTGCGATATGATAgcggggcacgccgtagtggcggactcggaattaatttcgaccacctggagtttctttaacgtgcacccatcgCACGGTATACACgggcatttctgcatttcgcgCCCATTGAAATGTgtccgccgcggccggaatttcaTCCCGCGCCCTCAGGCCTAGCAGCGCAAGGCCACGGACACTTCGTCACCATGCATGGCGGGTAGCAAGCAATGCAGTACCATCGAATGCTCGTTTAATGTCACGTGGAAAACATTAAGAATATAGATACGATTTCAAAATTAATATGACGTATTATTTGGATCTTGCACAAGTACatttccgagagagagagaaaagcaaaggaaagacaggcagATTATAACCGCAGGGTATATCCGCTTGGCCACTCTGAACCGGGGAAGGGGGAAACGGATGCGacatataaagaaaaagaataaaagaacagaaaagcCTGCGAAAGATACAAGGAGCTGGTGGGACAGTGACCTGAACCTGCGGGAATGCTATTTTTGAAGTTACAATAAATGGCAGGCAAAccagaaagcaaagaaaaaaggaacaatcCGAGTACACGAGTGAATGTAATGTTTTTTCTCGCTAGGCATAGACAACACAAACGCGCCACGATTATGCCGGTACGCGAATATCCAAGAGCGCCTAGATAAACTAACTTCAAGCACTCGGAAAACGAGTTTGACGAAGGAATAAGGGGCGCCTGTGCAGCGACGCTTGTCTTCTCTCGTTGCTTCATTCATTTAACTTGTATTGGCGGGAAATATACGCCGGCGGTTTAAATAAAACCGATAAGCGTGGAATCATGGAAGTCAGCGATAAATGGAGCTGACCAAGCTTTCTGCCTCAGAATAGCGAGCAGTGAAATTGCCTCGGAGGTTTAAATTATGATTCCAtttgtcgagagagagagagagagagagagagagagaggaggaaaggcaaggaggtttgCCAGAAGACAGTCCAGTTTGCTACATTACACGTGGggagtgtgtgtgcgcgctcgcatttatttatttatttatttatttatttatttatttctttctttatttatttatttatttatttatacagcaCTGGTTCCAGAAGGAACATTGAGTGATGGGGGACGAAGTAGAACAAAATTACATAAAGCACAAACTGGAACAAATGAACATTGTTAATGACTATAAATATTCTATACAATACTTAACACACAACTTTACAAGCGAGTACAAATTCTCGCGGGATGTTTCGCGGTTAGTGATGGAGACAAGGCTACCAGGAAGATCATTCCAGAGTGCAATGGCTTGTGGCAAGGCTGAGGATTGAAGAGCTTTGGTTCTACCAAACATTCGTTTGAGGCTGAGACGATTATGGAGACGCCTGGGAGTACGTAGCGGGGTTAGTATTCGACACAAGGACGAATCACAGTGCTTGTGCATTACATTGTCCGCTCCATATTACTAGCTTTGCTCGTGCAAGCAAACAGCTTGCAAGGTTATCAACGAAGAAAGCTCCCGACTTCGTTGCATCACACCGAAAGAGCAATGAGTTGACGCTTTGCAAGACAAAGCGAGCAGACGTGCCTGTCATGCCGGCCTTGAGGTAGAAGCTTCCGCTGTGTCTTCCCGTGAGGTACGTGTAGCCATGGGGCTGGCCCATGTGGCAGCCCTTCCAGTCCATCGCGTCTGCGGTGCCCACGGACTCGGCGTCGCCGGTGCAGCTGCTGCCGGCGCAGCTGCTGCCCCGCCCGCACGGCGCGGTCGGCCGGCGAGAGCGGCGCGCATCGTGCCACGTCAGGTCCACGTGCAGAAATACCAGCCAAGCTAGGCCGACCACGCACACCACGCAGGCGAATGCCTGCGCAGCATCGTCGACAACGTTTTTAGATCTAACAGCCTGCTGCATGACTCGCGCGGCAGCGTTACAAATGCTTGCCGTGCGCCTTTGCAAATGCTTGCAAATGCGCCTTTATCTGTTGCTCCGTCTGGGACTTATAGTAGTCTTCTCGCTTGCAAGCGTTGCCATTTTGTTTGTGTTGGCTGTCGGTAAAAGCACCGCGACGCCACAGCACTGAGTGGTCAGGCTTTGTGCGTTCTAGTGAGTCTACTAAAACCACTGCTACAAGCTGAAATGAATCAAATCAAGTAACTCATAATTATTCAGGGTAAGAGATTTGAGAGCTCATGTAATAGGTCAAATTACAATATATCGACGGAGTCTGCGCCCCTAGTGGTACAGCCTTGACGCGCTTGACGACGATGCGTTAAAATATGCACTGCTTATATTCGGGAACGTATACaggtaaaaaaacaaagaatgcgTAAGCCACTTGAATTCAAAGCCTGCTGAAAGAAAAAGATGACATTGGGTATACAGTAAAGCTAGGTATATTTGGTAACACATACGCAAGTACGACGGCACAGAACCTGTGATATATAATATGTTTTCAATTTAATGCAACACTACGCAACTAACGAACAAATTGTTATATTTACGCTTACGTGTCACGTATTTCTCAAACTagaaagggggagagagagcgagagaaaagaaaatattcaGCACTGCAGAAGTGGCAACCACTATAATAACCTAGCAATTACATACACAATGTTCGTAAATTGATCACGTCCCGCTCCTTTGCACGGTTTCTGCTCaagtcatgaaccaaccagctcaAATGCGTAGGCTTCTGCTGTCCGTAAGTGCTTTAAAGAGACGTTATAAAGAAATTCTTTAGAAAAGTCATTCCCAGAGTGAGTAAGCAAAATTTAATCATCCGTTATTTATAGTTGTTACTGGTTCTGTCAACCTTCCATGGCTCTGGATAGTGAGTATTTTAAGGCACCACGTTCATTTCTGATAGAGCTATTTAGCTAAAGGGTCATTTTTCAAAGGAATTTGTAGAGTCTACATAAAGTGAAATGATGGAGCGACTACGCGTAAAATTTTTTTAGCAGAGCTACTGCCAGGTTGAGATTAGGCGAATGACTCATTAGGCGAGCGATTAGTTTTTTGCAAAACGTGCAATTTGTTAACTTTCTCAGACGCCGTGTTGGTCCAAACGAGAGCGCCATAGTTTAATGTGAATGCGAACAGCGCCTTACGCAGTAAGAGGCTTACGGATGCCTGAAAAGACTAGGTATTGTGGCAAATGGAACGAATAACGCGACATAGCTGTACAGATGAAATAACTGCACATATTTAATAACATACTGAAGTTATGTCGTCTTGGCAacccaagcaaaaagaaaagaaaactaaaagaCAACTGAACAGATGGTTGAAAACAATCCGCAATCAACACGAGACACCGGCAAGCCAGCGAGACTTATCGCGTTCAGCATTTCGTCACTGCACACTTTACAACGAAAACATCGACCTAGTATATATAGCTCGTTGTTACGGCCCTGCACCTTTCAGCATTGTGTTATGGAAACATCGCTGCGACGGGTTTTCCAGACAGCTCCGCGGGAACGTAAGGCGGTGACGAAAAGGGGCAAGAGTGCGCGTTAATTGTTCTCCCCAGCGCACCGTTATCTACGCTGATTATGGGGCAAGCAAAGGTCAGCAGCGTCCCGGGGTGCGAACAAAACGCAATGAAAACAAACCGCTCGAACTTCTGCTGCAGCTCGTTTCACGTAAACCCAGACAGGTGTCGTGCAACACCTCGACAGATAGATGTTTCGCGGCAGATAGCGCTGTGAACCGACATGTAGCTGGGAATTGCGGCGCACTGGACTATATCAGATAGCGATCGCACTTTTGTGCCCCTTCTGAGCGTACAAGGTCAAGTTACATGGTCGCGAAGGCGGGGCTGAAATGCGGTTCCAAACCAATGAGCAGCGACATCAATTATGGTCGTGCGACTGAAGCCCGACTACACCTTGCGGCGCGAAGCACCAGTTGATAAATGTTATGCATCTGATACGTCACCAATGAAAACATTTGAAAAAGTATAGAAAATGTCAATAGAACAGTTAAATAAATTGCATTTAGTGCCCCAAAAGCGACTAAGGATGTGCTCAGCCAACCACAAAGAATTATAaaatcgaaataaaaaaaagtcaggAAGAGCTGTGTGTAAAGCCGTCGCTTGTGTAAAAAGCCGGTGCTATATTAAAATTTAAGCACGTCAGGTAACGAAACGAGTGGATAACCTAAAACTAAAGCAGGTTGAAAAGGTACGCGTAATCTATAAGAAAATGTGCAGTAGTTCTCGTGTGTTTCAATATGTGTACA
This region includes:
- the LOC126536144 gene encoding proton channel OtopLc-like; protein product: MDSTPPTASRVRGVSSHISGEPKFAARELGVIGQTVQRRKYDLDRPAENFQLDSFVGTPEITAYRKQLQKVRSSSLQADRGGDKTMVTLTRIERSTSEPCSMVHAYQQERRRRVQSRSFSVDLSRRQNEEMLWSNLASLLSYIYATLIVVLGGVLTVVHTSVKIGRHTIELDDAFACVVCVVGLAWLVFLHVDLTWHDARRSRRPTAPCGRGSSCAGSSCTGDAESVGTADAMDWKGCHMGQPHGYTYLTGRHSGSFYLKAGMTVFCCGHLIHEGLLLGQEIIAWMHAGEVCTDIALLLVHSLRPLFSFYQLYFLFKYSNIVINRWVTLAKFGIMHCFATTLTFWFRTVVNDAYGDVVKALKGKAYNPVVALQSNTSFAEPQLYLSERPEFESNWSCAVADLFSPAYIRPMPYLYPFAIEFNLVLAGVWFIVLQNVGTSAHKYCRHDPAAEACSAVTQEASENNLIINADCHSANRGLFAGFVVLLGSVVVMIIFYVALLENRYSNTGVAVYLGQEGVLVALAFFACLLAYGRVATLDVNSHPITMLDDFLLCIPTPFFFAHATLVVIAELEVGGSYVRMTLQLFSVVQVVTQTPLIIDALRRCSNSPSLRYKKPGREIVSFLIVVNITMWIVYTFESKAVGKLFTGTRYFGLRSWVFIEHTTVPLMLFYRFHSSVCLADVWKSAYEAE